The genome window AACTATTCAGCAATGCTAAAAAAGTACGGTCACTATTAAAATAGGTCGATTTGCAAATGAACATTAAAGTTGTTCCGACGAAGTCATGTCAAAAAACAGCGTTTTCACGCATTTTTCAGGTTTATATTATATTTCTTTTCGGCCGTCAAGCGCATTAATTAGTGTTATCTCATCGGCATATTCAAGGCAGCCGCCAGACGGTATGCCTTTTGCTAATCGGGTAATTTTTATATTATGTGGTTTTAGGATTTGCGAAAGATAGACCGCAGTAGCATCGCCTTCTACTGTTGGATTAGTTGCAATAAGAACTTCTTTGAGCCCATTAAGCCGTTTCATCAGAAATTTTATGCTTAAATTTTCAGGATGAACCCCTTCTAACGGCGCTAAAACACCTAACAGAATATGATAGAGCCCTTTATATTTTCCTGTTTTTTCTATGGCTTGCATATCAGTATAATGCTCCACAACACAGATTGTCTTTCGGTCTCGTGTTTCATCACAACATATTTCACATGGACTTTCTTCACACAGAGAACAGCATACAGAACAAGTTTTTATATTTTTTTTGGCATTGATTATTGACGATACAAAATACTCTATATCTTTTTCAGAATTTCTTAATATAAAAAAGGCGAATCGTTCCGCCTGTTTCTGTCCGATACCGGGAAGTTTCTTGAAGGTTTCCACAAGTTGATTTAATGCCTTAATCATCCACCCCTTCGCCCCCCCCTTCGCCACCTTCTGCTATTTTTCCATCAAATATATCAACAACCATTTTTACTGCAGGTTCTTTTTCAAATAGTTCGTCTACTTTTTTACTCTTTTTTGAGTTGGCGAGTTGTTTGACTTCTTCAATCTGCTGATGAGCATGCTCAGACTGAACCTGTTCATCTTCAATAGTGGCAAGGGGGGGAATTGCTGGTAATTCCAATTCTTCATTTTCAGATTCTATATTATTTATAGGTTTGAGTCGGGTTGTGAACTCAAACCTATTCCCAAGTTTAGATTCTAACTCGGGTAGCCATAAATTTTTATTTTTAACAACCGTCTCCATTTTGTAGTTATCTTCAAATTCAATTATAAAACCGCCATTATCACCTGTTACGATTTGGCTTCCTGTCATACAACCAACTATTCGTGGTTTAATTTTACCTCTCTCTCCTTCTTTCAGAATTTCATTCCATGCAGACCTCACTTTTTCTACGGTGATATCGGAAATGTTTATCTCTGTCAGAATCGGGCTTTTTTTTTCAAGTGGTTTTACTGATGATGTTTCTAAAATTTCCAATCGGCTTGTCAACTCATCAAGTCCAATATATTTCTGTGTTAATTTTACACAGTAAACTTCAAGAATCATACTTGGCTGTTCTGCATTTCGCATTTCGTAAACACAATTAGAAAGCATATTGATATACCGCAGAAGAACTTCGGTAGAACAATTTGTTGAGAATAATTTTAATTTTTTAGTATCAGAAATCGTCAAAACCAATTCAGGCGAAACTTTATACAAAATGATGTTTCTAATATATTCCTGTAAACCGGAAACAATACTTTGCGGGTCGTAGCCGAGTGAAATAGCGGTATTAGCAAGTTGTAAAAGTTTTTTGGTATCATTTTGCTGAATACTTTCAAACATTTCAGCGAGTAAATCTTCTCTTACGATTCCAAGTATTGAAATAACATTTTGAGATGTAATATTATCGCCACAAAACGATATCACATGGTCAAAAATACTCAATGCATCCCGCAAGGCACCGCCTGCTGCATGTGCTATCAGTGCAATTGCTTGTTCATCAATTTTTATGTTTTCCTGTTC of Elusimicrobiota bacterium contains these proteins:
- the dnaX gene encoding DNA polymerase III subunit gamma/tau; translation: MAYLILARKYRPQRFDEVIGQQHITQTLKNAITQNHLTHGYIFSGQRGVGKTTTARIFAKALNCKNDSSKKHSEPCNQCEICQAIMRGSSMDVIEIDAASNRGIDEIRTLREDVKFAPSSTKYKVYIIDEAHQITEPAFNALLKTLEEPPAHVIFIFATTSTQKIPPTILSRCQRYNFRQLSIAEISQQLIKIGEQENIKIDEQAIALIAHAAGGALRDALSIFDHVISFCGDNITSQNVISILGIVREDLLAEMFESIQQNDTKKLLQLANTAISLGYDPQSIVSGLQEYIRNIILYKVSPELVLTISDTKKLKLFSTNCSTEVLLRYINMLSNCVYEMRNAEQPSMILEVYCVKLTQKYIGLDELTSRLEILETSSVKPLEKKSPILTEINISDITVEKVRSAWNEILKEGERGKIKPRIVGCMTGSQIVTGDNGGFIIEFEDNYKMETVVKNKNLWLPELESKLGNRFEFTTRLKPINNIESENEELELPAIPPLATIEDEQVQSEHAHQQIEEVKQLANSKKSKKVDELFEKEPAVKMVVDIFDGKIAEGGEGGGEGVDD
- the recR gene encoding recombination mediator RecR, encoding MIKALNQLVETFKKLPGIGQKQAERFAFFILRNSEKDIEYFVSSIINAKKNIKTCSVCCSLCEESPCEICCDETRDRKTICVVEHYTDMQAIEKTGKYKGLYHILLGVLAPLEGVHPENLSIKFLMKRLNGLKEVLIATNPTVEGDATAVYLSQILKPHNIKITRLAKGIPSGGCLEYADEITLINALDGRKEI